The segment CGCGATGCCGCTGCAGATCCGCAAGGTCGACAAGGCCGAGCGGCGCCGGCTCATCGACGACGCCCTGGACAAGGTCGGCCTGCTGCACCTGCGCGAGCGCTACCCCCACCAGCTGTCCGGCGGCCAGCAGCAGCGCGTCGCCCTCGCCCGCGCACTGGTCTACTCGCCGAGCGTCCTGCTCCTGGACGAGCCGCTGTCCAACCTGGACGCCAAACTCCGCGAACAGGCCCGCGCCTGGCTCAAGCGGCTCCAGGAGGACCTGGGCATCACCACCGTCTACGTCACCCACGACCAGGACGAGGCCCTCGCCCTGAGCGACCGCATCGCGGTCATGTCGAACGGCCGCATGCTCCAGGTCGGCACCCCCCAGGAGATCTACGAGACCCCGGCCACCGCCGAGGTCGCCGCGTTCGTCGGCCGCTGCAACTTCCTCCAGGCCACGGTCGCCGAGACCACCGGGGACGGTGCCGTCCTGAAGCTGGCGGCCAACGGCCAGGCGGTCACCGTCACCACCCCCCAGGCCCTGGGCGCTGGCCAGGCCGTCACCGTGGCCGTCCGCCCCGAGCGCCTGTGCGTCCTGGCCGCCCCCGACCAGGCGGCGCCGGGCGCCAACGTCATCAGCGCCGAGGTCCTCACCACCTCCTACCTGGGCTCCCGCTTCGAGTACGACCTCAAGGTCGGCGACCTGGTCGTCCAGGTGGTCAGCGACCGCGGCGGCCTCACCGGCCCCGTCAGCCTCGCCGTTGAGCCGCAGGCCTGCCTGGTCTACACCGACACGGTCGTGCTCTCGGAGGACGCCCGGGCCCTCCTGACCGTCACCGGCTGACAACCGCCCCCACGAACAGAGGAGTCACGTGTCCACCACCGGCCCCCCTCACCGCTACACCCTTGGTGTCCTGCACGGCGACGGCATCGGCCCCGAGATCGTGCCGGCCGCGGTCCTGATCGCCGACACCGCTCTCGAGGCCGCCGGAGCCCCGCCCGTCACCTGGCGTGAACTGCCCCTGGGCCTGCGGGCGATCGAGGGCCTCGGGGAGGCAACCCCGAAGAGCACCCTCGCCGCCCTGGCCGAGACCGACGGCTGGCTGCTCGGCCCCCACGACAGCGCCGCCTACCCGGAACCGTTCCGCTCCGAGCTCAACCCCAGCGGCACCATCCGCAAGCACTTCGGCCTGTACGCCAACGTCCGCCCCGCCAAGGCCTTCGAGGGCGGCAACGCCGTCGTCCCCGGCACCGACCTGGTCATCATGCGGGAGAACACCGAGGGCTTCTACGCCGACCGCAACACCCACCTGGGCACCGGCGAGTTCATGCCCACACCGGACATCGCCATCGCGATGGGCATCATCACGCGCGGCGCCTGCGAGCGCATCGCCCGGGAGGCGTTCGAACTGGCCTCGCGGCGGCGCAAGAAGGTCACCGTCGTGCACAAGGCCAACGTGCTCAAGCTGACCACGGGCCTGTTCCGTGACGTGTGCCGTGAAGTCGCCCTGGAGTACCCCGATGTCACCGTCGACGACTTCCACATCGACGCCATGACCGCCCATCTGGTCCGGCGGGCCCACGAGTTCGACGTCCTGGTCACCGAGAACATGTTCGGCGACATCCTCTCGGACCTGACCGGCGAACTGGCCGGCTCGCTGGGCATCGCCCCCTCCCTCAACGCCTCCCAGGACCGCGCGATGGCCCAGGCGGCACACGGCTCCGCCCCCGACATCGCCGGCCGGGACCTCGCCAACCCGACCGCGATGATCCTCTCCACGGCGATGCTCCTCGACTGGCTGGGCACCCGGCACCAGGACGAGGCGCTGACCCGCGCCGCCCGCATCGTCGAGGACGGCGTGAGCGCGACCCTCGCCCAGGGAACCGGCACCAGGGACATGGGCGGGGCGGCGGGCTGCCGCCGGTTCACCGAGGCGGTCGCGGCCTCGATCGGGCAGCTGTGAACGCGCACCGGCCAGGTCGGCGCAACCACCTGGCGGGCCCGGGGCTCGACGCACTGGGCACCCGGGCGTACCTCGACGTCGCCGGCCAGTCACTCACGTACCACCGCATCGACCGGCTGGCCCCCGCCGACCTCCCGGTCAGCCTGCGGATCCTGCTGGAGAACGTGGCACGCTTCCACGACGGCACCGGCCGGGGAGACGACCAGGTCCGGGCGGTCCTGGCGCGCGGAGCCTCCGGCACATCCGTCGACCTGTACGCCTCCCGGGTGTTCCTGCACGACACCAACGGGGTGCCCACCGTCGTCGACCTGGCCGCCATGCGCGACGCCATGACCGTCCTGGGCGGCGACCCCGCGCTGGTCAACCCCGTCATCGCGGCGGAACTCGTCGTCGACCACTCGGTCATCGCCGATGTCTTCGGCCGCTCCGACGCGCTGACCCGCAACGTCGAGCTGGAGTACGCCCGCAACGGCGAGCGGTACCGCTTCCTCAAATGGGGACAGCGATCGCTCAGGAACTTCGCGGTCGTCCCTCCCGGCACCGGGATCATGCACCAGGTCAACGTGGAGCACCTCGCCCGCGTGGTCATGGTCGAGGACGGCCTCGCGTTCCCCGACGTCTGTCTCGGCACCGACTCGCACACCACGATGGTCAACGGGCTCGGCGTGCTCGGCTGGGGCATCGGAGGCATCGAGGCCGAGGCCGCGATGCTCGGCCAGTCGATGTCCGCCCTCGTCCCGGACGTCGTCGGCGTACGCCTCACCGGCGCGCTCCCCGCCGGGGCCACGGCCACCGACCTGGTGCTCACCCTCACCGAACTCCTGCGGGCCCACGGTGCCATCGGCAAGTTCGTCGAGTTCCACGGCACCGGCGTCACGGCCCTGCCGGTCGCCGACCGCGTCACCATCGCCAACATGAGCCCCGAGTTCGGCTCGACCTGCGCGCTCTTCCCCGTCGACGACGAGACGCTGCGCTATCTGCGGTTCACCGGGCGGTCCGAGGCCCACGTCGCCCTGGTCGAGGCGTACGCCAAGGAACAGGGCCTGTGGCACCAGCCCGGCAGCGCACCCCGGTTCACCGAGACGGTCGACCTGGACCTGTCCACGGTCGTCCCCTGCCTGGCCGGGCCCTCCCGCCCCGAGGACCGCGTCCCCCTGGACGAGGCGAAGGCCCGCTTCCGTACGGCCGTCGACGCCGTCCGCAAGCAGAACACCGGCGGGGCTGCGGCCACCACCGCCACGGTCGTCATCGACGGCACCGCGCACGAGGTGTCCGACGGCGCGGTGGCCGTCGCCGCCATCACGTCCTGCACCAACACCTCCAACCCGGCGGTCATGGTCGGGGCGGGCCTGCTGGCCCGCAACGCGGTGCGGGCGGGACTGCGCAGCAAGCCCTGGGTCAAGACCACGCTGAGCCCCGGCTCACGGGTCGTCATGGACTACTACCGCCGGGCCGGCCTCATCCCGGATCTGGAGACCCTCGGCTTCCACCTGGCCGGGTTCGGCTGCATGACCTGCATCGGCGCCTCCGGCCCGCTGATCGGCCCGGTGTCCGAGGCGATAGCCGACACCGGTCTGACGGTGGCGTCCGTGCTCTCGGGGAACCGCAACTTCGAGGGGCGCATCCAGCCCGAGGTCGCCATGAACTACCTCGCCTCCCCGCCCCTGGTCATCGCCTACGCCCTCACCGGCACCATGGACATCGACCTGCGCACCGAGCCCCTCGGCCACGACTCGCAGGGCGAGCCCGTCTACCTGCACGACATCTGGCCGGACCCGGCGGAGATCGAGGCGGTGATGGCCGGGAGCATCGACGCGGCGATGTTCACCGACGCCTACGCGGACGTCTTCGCCGGCGACCGGCGCTGGCAGGACATCAGCGTGCCGGCCACCGAGAGCTTCGCGTGGGACGAGGACTCCACCTACATCCGCCGCCCGCCCTACCTCGACGACATGGCCAGGGAACCGGAGGCCGTCAAGGACATCACCGGGGCGCGGGTCCTGGTCAAACTCGGCGACCAGGTCACCACCGACCACATCTCCCCGGCCGGCGCCATCACCGCGTCCAGCGCGGCGGCCCGGTATCTCGCCGGGCTCGGCGTCCCCGGCGGCGAGGTCAACACGTACGCCTCCAGGCGCGGCAACCACCAGGTGATGATGCGGGGCGCGTTCGCCAACGTCAGGCTCCGCAATCAAGTGGCCCCTGGTACCCGTGGCGGCCGGACCCTCAACTTCCTTGCCGACGGCCACGAAAGCTCGATCTATGACGCGGCGGCGGCCTACCGCGCGGCGGGCGTTCCGATGGTCGTCGTGGCCGG is part of the Streptomyces sp. NBC_01262 genome and harbors:
- the acnA gene encoding aconitate hydratase AcnA, which produces MNAHRPGRRNHLAGPGLDALGTRAYLDVAGQSLTYHRIDRLAPADLPVSLRILLENVARFHDGTGRGDDQVRAVLARGASGTSVDLYASRVFLHDTNGVPTVVDLAAMRDAMTVLGGDPALVNPVIAAELVVDHSVIADVFGRSDALTRNVELEYARNGERYRFLKWGQRSLRNFAVVPPGTGIMHQVNVEHLARVVMVEDGLAFPDVCLGTDSHTTMVNGLGVLGWGIGGIEAEAAMLGQSMSALVPDVVGVRLTGALPAGATATDLVLTLTELLRAHGAIGKFVEFHGTGVTALPVADRVTIANMSPEFGSTCALFPVDDETLRYLRFTGRSEAHVALVEAYAKEQGLWHQPGSAPRFTETVDLDLSTVVPCLAGPSRPEDRVPLDEAKARFRTAVDAVRKQNTGGAAATTATVVIDGTAHEVSDGAVAVAAITSCTNTSNPAVMVGAGLLARNAVRAGLRSKPWVKTTLSPGSRVVMDYYRRAGLIPDLETLGFHLAGFGCMTCIGASGPLIGPVSEAIADTGLTVASVLSGNRNFEGRIQPEVAMNYLASPPLVIAYALTGTMDIDLRTEPLGHDSQGEPVYLHDIWPDPAEIEAVMAGSIDAAMFTDAYADVFAGDRRWQDISVPATESFAWDEDSTYIRRPPYLDDMAREPEAVKDITGARVLVKLGDQVTTDHISPAGAITASSAAARYLAGLGVPGGEVNTYASRRGNHQVMMRGAFANVRLRNQVAPGTRGGRTLNFLADGHESSIYDAAAAYRAAGVPMVVVAGRDYGGGSSRDWAAKGPALLGVRVVIAQSFERIHRSNLIAMGVLPLELLDGGPDDLAPTGAEEITVTGLEALDAGRIPATVRVLSDGREFTARVRLDTPREADYFRHGGVMPYVLRGLLAADTADTADTGGIDDTDQA
- a CDS encoding ABC transporter ATP-binding protein, with amino-acid sequence MPDVKVSHLNKHFGANAVLDDVDFTIRDGEFFTLLGPSGCGKSTTLNCIAGLEQPTNGAISVGDTPFVDTERKLFVPPEGRNLGMVFQSYALWPHKTIAGNLAMPLQIRKVDKAERRRLIDDALDKVGLLHLRERYPHQLSGGQQQRVALARALVYSPSVLLLDEPLSNLDAKLREQARAWLKRLQEDLGITTVYVTHDQDEALALSDRIAVMSNGRMLQVGTPQEIYETPATAEVAAFVGRCNFLQATVAETTGDGAVLKLAANGQAVTVTTPQALGAGQAVTVAVRPERLCVLAAPDQAAPGANVISAEVLTTSYLGSRFEYDLKVGDLVVQVVSDRGGLTGPVSLAVEPQACLVYTDTVVLSEDARALLTVTG
- a CDS encoding isocitrate/isopropylmalate dehydrogenase family protein is translated as MSTTGPPHRYTLGVLHGDGIGPEIVPAAVLIADTALEAAGAPPVTWRELPLGLRAIEGLGEATPKSTLAALAETDGWLLGPHDSAAYPEPFRSELNPSGTIRKHFGLYANVRPAKAFEGGNAVVPGTDLVIMRENTEGFYADRNTHLGTGEFMPTPDIAIAMGIITRGACERIAREAFELASRRRKKVTVVHKANVLKLTTGLFRDVCREVALEYPDVTVDDFHIDAMTAHLVRRAHEFDVLVTENMFGDILSDLTGELAGSLGIAPSLNASQDRAMAQAAHGSAPDIAGRDLANPTAMILSTAMLLDWLGTRHQDEALTRAARIVEDGVSATLAQGTGTRDMGGAAGCRRFTEAVAASIGQL